The following proteins are co-located in the Microbacterium sp. Clip185 genome:
- a CDS encoding transglycosylase SLT domain-containing protein, with product MTSGDDTRNPAPLTRRSARALAAPASASASKAATSARWSRRRGVVGVFAGVAALAFAAASVGPAAFALSEAAPAQSETETVYSSTLDDAQSLVVASGAVVSLDRDSYSAFEKPKPPPPPAPKVAAASPATPFYSGGGAPSEWMAAAGIAESDWGYVDYIVSKESGWNPNATNSGSGACGLVQALPCSKVPGNGYDPVDNLRWANGYAVGRYGSWAGAYNFWINNNWW from the coding sequence GTGACTTCCGGAGATGACACCCGAAACCCGGCGCCGCTGACCCGGCGGTCGGCTCGCGCGCTGGCTGCTCCGGCCTCGGCATCCGCCTCGAAGGCCGCGACGAGCGCGCGCTGGTCGCGGCGCCGTGGGGTGGTCGGCGTGTTCGCCGGCGTCGCCGCATTGGCATTCGCGGCCGCATCCGTCGGACCCGCGGCGTTCGCCCTCTCGGAGGCCGCGCCCGCGCAGTCCGAAACCGAGACCGTCTACTCGAGCACGCTCGACGACGCGCAGAGCCTCGTCGTCGCTTCCGGCGCTGTCGTGTCTCTCGACCGCGACTCGTACAGCGCCTTCGAGAAGCCGAAGCCGCCGCCGCCTCCTGCGCCCAAGGTCGCAGCGGCCTCCCCGGCGACCCCGTTCTACTCGGGTGGCGGAGCGCCCTCGGAGTGGATGGCCGCCGCCGGTATCGCCGAGAGCGATTGGGGATACGTCGACTACATCGTCTCCAAGGAGAGCGGCTGGAACCCCAACGCGACGAACAGCGGCTCGGGCGCGTGCGGGCTCGTGCAGGCGCTGCCGTGCAGCAAGGTTCCCGGCAACGGCTACGACCCCGTCGACAACCTCCGCTGGGCGAACGGCTACGCCGTGGGCCGCTACGGCAGCTGGGCCGGCGCCTACAACTTCTGGATCAACAACAACTGGTGGTGA
- a CDS encoding DivIVA domain-containing protein, translating into MTVHDESALEQRGEATTISPESRHDAFPRVQGRTKGYDPAAVDAFLARAREAFESDTPGESAVTASDVRDVSFALVRGGYAIGPVDAALGRVEDAFAAQERQQTIARMGARAWVQQQREDAQVVLDRLGRARRHRFDRVSFVHYGYRVEEVDVVADRIARYLTDGTGLTVEQVRSVAFRMQRGGYRETQVDAVLDAVIEIMLAVG; encoded by the coding sequence ATGACAGTCCACGACGAATCCGCGCTCGAGCAGCGCGGCGAAGCCACGACGATCTCGCCGGAGTCCCGTCACGATGCGTTCCCCCGGGTCCAGGGGCGGACGAAGGGGTATGATCCGGCTGCGGTGGACGCTTTCCTCGCGCGTGCGCGGGAGGCGTTCGAGTCCGACACCCCCGGGGAGTCGGCGGTCACCGCATCCGATGTCCGCGACGTGTCGTTCGCGCTCGTGCGCGGCGGGTACGCCATCGGACCCGTGGATGCCGCACTCGGCCGCGTGGAGGACGCGTTCGCCGCGCAGGAGCGGCAGCAGACGATCGCCCGCATGGGCGCCCGGGCGTGGGTTCAGCAGCAGCGTGAGGACGCGCAGGTGGTGCTCGACCGACTGGGACGCGCCCGACGGCACCGTTTCGACCGCGTGTCCTTCGTCCACTACGGCTACCGGGTGGAAGAAGTCGACGTGGTGGCCGATCGGATCGCCCGGTATCTGACCGACGGCACCGGTCTCACGGTCGAGCAAGTGCGCTCGGTCGCGTTCCGGATGCAGCGCGGTGGATATCGGGAGACCCAGGTGGATGCGGTGCTCGACGCCGTCATCGAGATCATGCTGGCGGTGGGCTGA
- a CDS encoding phosphatidate cytidylyltransferase, translating to MSDASDAAGVAPESATPGQGVPPERERAGAERQSSPIRARRNEFELQVAHARAEFEEANERIKQRTGRDLILAIVIGVGIGAVVLVALIFVKWPFLIFGAGVALLGTFEFARALQASGRKVDVVPQLAGGVMILLSAYFLDLWLHWVSLFVAVVLIVVWRLLGQMIARDGRRYAAVVDDVLAGALLPVYVSFLASLALVLLRQEHGEWWVMAFLIVAIASDTGAYVTGLTLGRHPMAPRISPKKTWEGFAGATLAAVIAGVLLSWLMLGLPWWTGIIFGLVILGTATAGDLGESMLKRDLGIKDMSSWLPGHGGVLDRLDSILPSAPAALALFYLLTPLAVS from the coding sequence ATGTCCGACGCATCCGATGCCGCCGGGGTCGCACCAGAGAGTGCGACACCGGGGCAAGGAGTGCCGCCGGAGCGTGAGCGCGCCGGGGCCGAACGTCAGTCGTCGCCGATCCGTGCGCGACGCAACGAGTTCGAGCTGCAGGTCGCACACGCGCGAGCAGAGTTCGAAGAGGCGAACGAGCGCATCAAGCAGCGCACGGGCCGTGACCTGATCCTCGCGATCGTGATCGGTGTCGGGATCGGCGCGGTCGTGCTGGTGGCGCTCATCTTCGTCAAGTGGCCGTTCCTGATCTTCGGCGCGGGTGTCGCGCTTCTGGGGACGTTCGAGTTCGCTCGCGCGCTGCAGGCATCGGGCCGAAAGGTCGATGTGGTCCCGCAGCTTGCGGGCGGGGTCATGATCCTGCTTTCTGCGTACTTCCTCGATCTCTGGCTCCACTGGGTGTCGCTGTTCGTCGCGGTCGTGCTCATCGTGGTGTGGCGTCTGCTCGGACAGATGATCGCGCGGGACGGCCGACGCTACGCCGCGGTCGTTGACGACGTGCTGGCCGGTGCGCTGCTTCCCGTGTACGTCTCCTTCCTGGCGAGTCTCGCACTCGTGCTGCTGCGTCAGGAGCACGGCGAGTGGTGGGTGATGGCCTTCCTCATCGTCGCGATCGCATCCGACACAGGCGCCTACGTGACGGGGTTGACGCTCGGCCGCCACCCGATGGCCCCTCGCATCAGCCCCAAGAAGACCTGGGAAGGTTTCGCCGGAGCTACCCTCGCCGCGGTCATCGCGGGCGTCCTGCTGTCGTGGCTGATGCTCGGACTGCCCTGGTGGACGGGAATCATCTTCGGTCTCGTCATTCTGGGGACGGCGACCGCCGGCGACCTCGGCGAATCCATGCTCAAGCGTGATCTCGGCATCAAGGACATGAGTTCGTGGCTTCCTGGGCACGGCGGTGTGCTCGATCGCCTCGACTCCATCCTCCCGTCCGCTCCCGCGGCTCTTGCTCTGTTCTATCTGCTGACACCTCTGGCGGTCTCATGA
- the frr gene encoding ribosome recycling factor, whose amino-acid sequence MIADVLTETAGRMERAVEAAKEDFSTVRTGRANPQLFQKLTVEYYGTPTPLAQLASLNNPEARTIIVTPYDKSALKAIEQAIRDMPNLGANPTNDGNIIRVTMPELTQDRRKEYVKLVRSKGEDAKVHVRGIRRKAKDELDALKSEVGEDELVRAEKDLDALTRSHVDAIDEALKRKEAELLEV is encoded by the coding sequence GTGATCGCCGATGTGCTGACCGAAACCGCCGGACGTATGGAACGGGCCGTGGAAGCGGCCAAAGAGGACTTCTCGACCGTCCGAACGGGGCGTGCGAACCCGCAGCTCTTCCAGAAGCTGACTGTGGAGTACTACGGCACGCCGACGCCGCTCGCGCAGCTCGCTTCGCTCAACAACCCCGAGGCGCGCACGATCATCGTGACGCCGTACGACAAGTCCGCGCTGAAGGCGATCGAGCAAGCGATCCGCGACATGCCCAACCTGGGCGCGAACCCCACCAACGACGGCAACATCATCCGCGTCACGATGCCCGAGCTGACGCAGGACCGTCGCAAGGAGTACGTCAAGCTGGTGCGCAGCAAGGGCGAGGACGCGAAGGTTCACGTGCGCGGCATCCGCCGCAAGGCCAAGGACGAGTTGGATGCGCTGAAGTCCGAGGTCGGCGAAGACGAACTCGTGCGCGCGGAGAAGGACCTCGACGCTCTGACGCGCTCGCACGTCGACGCGATCGATGAGGCACTCAAGCGCAAAGAAGCCGAGCTTCTCGAGGTCTGA
- the pyrH gene encoding UMP kinase: MDESTGRRRVLLKLSGEAFGAGSLGVNPDIVSQIAREIAAAVDEVEIAIVVGGGNFFRGAELSQRGMDRGRADYMGMLGTVMNALALQDFLEQAGAATRVQSAIEMTQVAEPYIPRRAQRHMAKGRVVIFGAGAGLPYFSTDTVAAQRALEIGADEVLVAKNGVDGVYTADPNKDSSAVKLDRITYNDALVQGLKVVDSTAFSLCMDNRIDMRVFGMEPAGNVTRALRGDEIGTLVTA; encoded by the coding sequence ATGGACGAATCGACCGGGCGCCGTCGCGTCCTTCTGAAGCTCTCCGGAGAGGCCTTCGGGGCCGGCTCCCTGGGAGTCAACCCCGACATCGTGAGCCAGATCGCTCGTGAGATCGCCGCGGCCGTTGACGAGGTCGAGATCGCGATCGTCGTCGGCGGCGGTAACTTCTTCCGCGGTGCCGAGCTCAGCCAGCGCGGCATGGACCGTGGGCGCGCCGACTACATGGGCATGCTCGGCACCGTCATGAACGCACTCGCGCTGCAGGACTTCCTCGAGCAGGCGGGTGCCGCGACCCGCGTCCAGTCCGCGATCGAGATGACGCAGGTCGCCGAGCCGTACATCCCGCGCCGTGCGCAGCGCCACATGGCCAAGGGACGTGTCGTGATCTTCGGCGCCGGAGCAGGGCTCCCGTATTTCTCCACCGACACCGTCGCGGCGCAGCGCGCGCTCGAGATCGGTGCCGACGAGGTCCTCGTTGCGAAGAACGGTGTGGACGGCGTCTACACCGCCGACCCCAACAAGGATTCCTCGGCCGTCAAGCTCGACCGGATCACCTACAACGACGCGCTCGTGCAGGGCCTGAAGGTGGTCGACTCCACCGCCTTCAGCCTGTGCATGGACAACCGCATCGACATGCGGGTGTTCGGGATGGAGCCCGCCGGCAACGTCACGCGCGCCCTGCGCGGCGACGAGATCGGCACACTCGTCACGGCGTGA
- the tsf gene encoding translation elongation factor Ts codes for MANFTIADIKALREQLGTGMVDTKKALEEADGDLEKAVEILRLKGAKGNAKRADRSTSEGLVAAREVDGKVTLIELNTETDFVAKNERFIALADKVVEAAAAVAADSVEAALAAPVDGKTVEQLISDEAAIIGEKVELRRVRTLSGDHAEVYLHKTSKDLPPQVGVVLIYSGDDAETARAIAQHISFANPSYLSRDDVPEADVEKEREIVTEISRNEGKPEAALPKIVEGRVNAFFKQVALLDQDYARDNKLSVAKVASDAGLTLTDFARFKVGA; via the coding sequence ATGGCAAACTTCACCATCGCCGACATCAAGGCTCTGCGTGAGCAGCTCGGCACGGGCATGGTCGACACCAAGAAGGCCCTCGAGGAAGCCGACGGCGACCTCGAGAAGGCCGTTGAGATCCTCCGCCTCAAGGGCGCGAAGGGCAACGCGAAGCGTGCGGACCGCTCGACCAGCGAGGGCCTCGTGGCCGCGCGCGAGGTCGACGGCAAGGTGACGCTCATCGAGCTGAACACTGAGACCGACTTCGTCGCCAAGAACGAGCGCTTCATCGCTCTGGCCGACAAGGTGGTCGAGGCTGCCGCTGCCGTCGCCGCCGACTCCGTCGAGGCCGCCCTTGCCGCGCCGGTCGACGGCAAGACCGTCGAGCAGCTCATCTCCGACGAGGCCGCGATCATCGGCGAGAAGGTCGAACTGCGTCGCGTGCGCACGCTCTCCGGCGACCACGCCGAGGTCTACCTCCACAAGACCAGCAAGGACCTCCCGCCGCAGGTCGGCGTCGTGCTGATCTACTCGGGCGACGACGCGGAGACCGCACGCGCCATCGCGCAGCACATCTCGTTCGCCAACCCCTCCTACCTCTCCCGCGACGACGTGCCCGAGGCCGACGTCGAGAAGGAGCGCGAGATCGTCACCGAGATCTCCCGCAACGAGGGTAAGCCCGAGGCTGCCCTGCCGAAGATCGTCGAGGGTCGCGTGAACGCGTTCTTCAAGCAGGTCGCCCTGCTCGACCAGGACTACGCGCGCGACAACAAGCTGTCCGTCGCGAAGGTCGCCTCCGACGCGGGGCTGACCCTCACTGACTTCGCCCGCTTCAAGGTCGGCGCGTAA
- the rpsB gene encoding 30S ribosomal protein S2, producing MAVVTIRQLLDSGVHFGHQTRRWNPKVKRFILTERSGIHIIDLQQSLSYIDKAYEFVKETVAHGGTVLFVGTKKQAQEVIAEQATRVGQPYVNQRWLGGLLTNFSTVSKRLARMKELEELDFEDPAASGFTKKELLLKKRELDKLHKSLGGIRNLTKTPSAIWIVDAKREHLAVDEATKLGIPVIGILDTNADPDEFQFPIPGNDDAIRSVSLLTRIIADAAAEGLQQKHNPESGAEEPLAEWERELLEQGAPVVEGADAVVASTESAADEAAAEEQVEAVAAASGESVEAVAEAEATDK from the coding sequence ATGGCCGTCGTCACCATTCGCCAGCTGCTCGACAGCGGCGTCCACTTCGGACACCAGACCCGCCGGTGGAACCCGAAGGTCAAGCGCTTCATTCTCACCGAGCGCTCCGGCATCCACATCATCGACCTCCAGCAGTCGCTGTCGTACATCGACAAGGCGTACGAGTTCGTCAAGGAGACCGTCGCCCACGGCGGCACGGTCCTGTTCGTCGGCACCAAGAAGCAGGCTCAGGAAGTCATCGCGGAGCAGGCGACGCGCGTCGGCCAGCCCTACGTCAACCAGCGCTGGCTCGGCGGTCTGCTGACCAACTTCTCGACGGTCAGCAAGCGCCTCGCCCGCATGAAGGAGCTCGAGGAGCTCGACTTCGAGGACCCGGCCGCCAGCGGTTTCACCAAGAAGGAGCTGCTGCTCAAGAAGCGCGAGCTCGACAAGCTGCACAAGTCGCTCGGCGGTATCCGCAACCTCACCAAGACGCCGTCGGCCATCTGGATCGTCGACGCCAAGCGCGAGCACCTGGCCGTCGATGAGGCCACCAAGCTCGGCATCCCCGTGATCGGCATCCTCGACACCAACGCCGACCCGGACGAGTTCCAGTTCCCGATCCCCGGCAACGACGACGCGATCCGCTCCGTCTCGCTGCTCACCCGCATCATCGCGGACGCGGCGGCCGAGGGCCTGCAGCAGAAGCACAACCCCGAGTCCGGCGCCGAAGAGCCCCTGGCGGAGTGGGAGCGCGAGCTGCTCGAGCAGGGTGCCCCCGTCGTCGAGGGCGCTGACGCGGTCGTCGCATCGACCGAGTCGGCCGCGGACGAGGCTGCCGCCGAGGAGCAGGTCGAGGCCGTTGCCGCTGCTTCGGGCGAGAGCGTCGAGGCCGTCGCCGAGGCCGAGGCCACCGACAAGTAA
- a CDS encoding murein hydrolase activator EnvC family protein has translation MPSLTRVRRAAALAVALLALAAPSTVAAASPATHTAASVEDDAHSWTWPVLGRVLEPYRQPAHDYAAGHRGIDIEAGTDTVVAPDDGVVLFAGVVVDRPVLTIDHGDGLVSTLEPVVTELSPGTRLSAGDVVGVLADGGHAASGTVHLGARRDGVYINPLLLLGGVPRAVLLPCC, from the coding sequence ATGCCCTCTCTCACCCGCGTCCGCCGTGCCGCCGCTCTCGCCGTCGCCTTGCTCGCCCTTGCCGCGCCCTCGACCGTCGCCGCCGCGTCACCGGCGACCCACACCGCCGCATCCGTCGAAGACGACGCGCACTCGTGGACGTGGCCCGTCCTGGGTCGCGTGCTCGAGCCGTACCGGCAGCCCGCCCACGACTATGCGGCAGGTCACCGCGGGATCGACATCGAGGCCGGCACCGACACCGTGGTCGCACCCGATGACGGGGTGGTGCTCTTCGCCGGGGTCGTCGTCGATCGCCCCGTCCTCACGATCGACCATGGAGACGGCCTGGTCAGCACGCTCGAGCCCGTCGTCACGGAACTGTCGCCGGGAACCAGGCTGAGCGCCGGCGACGTCGTGGGAGTGCTGGCCGACGGCGGGCACGCCGCCAGCGGCACTGTCCATCTCGGCGCGCGACGCGACGGCGTGTACATCAACCCGCTGCTCCTGCTGGGCGGCGTGCCCCGCGCCGTTCTGCTGCCGTGTTGCTGA
- a CDS encoding DUF3060 domain-containing protein produces MTTRRLGHIATLLAAAAVLTGCGVVAGPRQTVLPDPPSKAPQTSPATPVPTRPATPAPSATPTTAEGTLVCNGGTTEISGADQAFVLAGDCSSVMIGGTGLRVDATQATLGTVQLSGDRNDLRAADISMLSVGGQDNTVDAAMLSTVALNGDRNSVSAAGFTALTVSGNDNTVRADSQGAVTDNGQRNTVTGR; encoded by the coding sequence ATGACAACGCGCCGACTGGGCCATATCGCGACCCTCCTCGCGGCCGCGGCAGTGCTGACCGGATGCGGCGTCGTCGCGGGTCCGCGTCAGACCGTTCTGCCGGACCCGCCGAGCAAGGCTCCGCAGACTTCGCCCGCCACACCCGTCCCCACCCGCCCGGCGACTCCCGCGCCCTCGGCGACGCCGACCACTGCGGAGGGGACGCTCGTGTGCAACGGCGGGACGACGGAGATCTCAGGCGCGGATCAGGCCTTCGTTCTCGCCGGGGACTGCTCGAGCGTGATGATCGGCGGCACCGGCCTGCGCGTCGACGCGACACAGGCGACGCTGGGCACCGTTCAGCTCTCGGGGGACCGGAACGACCTGCGCGCGGCGGACATCTCGATGCTCTCAGTGGGAGGACAGGACAACACCGTCGACGCAGCGATGCTCTCGACGGTGGCGCTGAATGGCGATCGCAACTCCGTGAGCGCGGCAGGCTTCACGGCGCTGACCGTGTCTGGAAACGACAACACCGTGCGCGCGGACAGTCAGGGAGCGGTGACCGACAACGGTCAACGCAACACCGTCACCGGTCGCTGA
- a CDS encoding tyrosine recombinase XerC, which produces MMLATAIEAWCDHLADVRRLSPATVRAYGSDLRDFVALSGVEQVADADLEELREWLWKATNRGDSRATIARRTASARGFFGWAREQGIIPTDPSLRLIAPKRGRTLPAVASAPALRELLGDLARDSADGDPVVLRDRAVLEMLYGAALRVSELCALRSRDLDRERRTVRVTGKGSKERVVPYGAPADEAVSAYLVRARPGLAARAGERPSDALFLGVRGGALGPRSVYDLVARTVGPVIGRSAGPHSLRHSAATHLLDGGADLRAVQEMLGHANLGTTQIYTHVSHERLAATYRQAHPRA; this is translated from the coding sequence ATGATGCTGGCGACTGCGATCGAGGCGTGGTGCGATCACCTCGCCGACGTGCGTCGCCTCTCGCCGGCCACGGTGCGCGCGTACGGATCCGACCTGCGCGACTTCGTGGCGCTCTCCGGTGTCGAACAGGTGGCCGACGCCGACCTGGAGGAGCTGCGCGAGTGGCTCTGGAAGGCGACGAACCGCGGCGACAGCCGTGCGACGATCGCGCGGCGCACCGCATCCGCCCGCGGTTTCTTCGGATGGGCGCGCGAGCAGGGGATCATCCCGACCGACCCGAGCCTTCGACTCATCGCGCCTAAGCGCGGTCGCACGCTCCCCGCGGTCGCGAGCGCCCCCGCTCTGCGTGAGCTGCTGGGCGACCTGGCCCGCGACAGCGCGGACGGCGACCCCGTGGTGCTTCGGGACCGCGCCGTGCTGGAGATGCTCTACGGTGCGGCTCTGCGGGTGTCGGAGCTGTGCGCGCTGCGCAGCCGAGACCTCGACCGCGAGCGCCGCACCGTCCGGGTCACGGGAAAGGGCAGCAAGGAACGTGTCGTGCCGTACGGTGCGCCCGCAGACGAGGCTGTCAGCGCGTATCTGGTTCGCGCGCGACCCGGCCTCGCGGCTCGCGCCGGTGAGCGCCCGTCGGACGCTCTGTTCCTCGGGGTCCGAGGGGGTGCGTTGGGGCCACGGAGCGTGTACGACCTGGTCGCCCGCACGGTCGGCCCCGTCATCGGTCGATCTGCCGGACCCCACTCCCTGCGGCACTCCGCCGCGACGCATCTGCTCGACGGCGGTGCGGACCTGCGCGCCGTGCAGGAGATGCTCGGACACGCCAACCTCGGCACGACGCAGATCTACACGCACGTCTCGCACGAGCGGCTCGCGGCGACCTACCGACAAGCCCACCCACGGGCATGA
- the dprA gene encoding DNA-processing protein DprA, with the protein MNVDAVIAGMLPELGERAEPERAARVFWSGVAEPGDAVAGALLSCVPALAALRIASYPDEIARMTGIGARAAADASARWGPRLHEDLVSDALQRARRSRVSILVPSDPEWPDAVDDLGDHAPIALWVRGDPRSLSVPGIALVGARAATNYGEHVAGELAAGVARAGVSVVSGAAYGIDGAAHRSALATRSGSTVAVLAGGCDRSYPAGHEQLLERIAATAAVVAEVPCGAAPTKWRFLSRNRVIAALSLATVVVEAGARSGSLNTAGHAASLGRPLGAVPGPVTSPASLGCHRLLREYDAVCVTDAAEVRELAGLGASQPLVVAGAWTNERTRVRDALSSRVGRDAGELAQRSGLAIAEVEAILGSMLLEGSVVGDVGGWRRSAGR; encoded by the coding sequence ATGAACGTCGACGCCGTGATTGCCGGCATGCTCCCGGAGCTCGGGGAACGGGCAGAGCCCGAACGTGCCGCGCGCGTGTTCTGGAGCGGCGTGGCCGAGCCGGGCGATGCTGTCGCGGGGGCACTCCTGTCGTGTGTGCCGGCACTGGCGGCCCTGCGCATTGCGTCATACCCCGACGAGATCGCGCGGATGACCGGAATCGGAGCTCGGGCGGCCGCGGACGCTTCTGCACGCTGGGGGCCCCGGCTTCACGAAGACCTGGTCAGCGACGCCCTGCAACGCGCACGACGATCCCGAGTGTCGATCCTCGTTCCTTCGGATCCCGAATGGCCCGACGCGGTCGACGACCTCGGGGACCACGCGCCGATCGCGCTCTGGGTGCGCGGTGACCCCCGCTCGCTGAGCGTGCCCGGCATCGCTCTCGTCGGCGCGCGTGCGGCGACAAACTACGGCGAACACGTGGCGGGTGAACTCGCGGCGGGGGTCGCCCGCGCAGGTGTGTCGGTCGTCTCGGGAGCCGCGTACGGCATCGACGGTGCCGCGCATCGCAGCGCCCTGGCAACCCGCTCAGGGTCCACGGTCGCGGTGCTCGCCGGTGGGTGCGATCGCTCGTATCCCGCGGGGCACGAGCAACTCCTGGAGCGCATCGCGGCGACAGCAGCGGTGGTCGCCGAAGTGCCCTGCGGCGCAGCGCCGACCAAGTGGCGGTTCCTCTCGCGCAATCGCGTCATCGCGGCTCTGTCGCTCGCGACTGTCGTCGTCGAGGCCGGGGCGCGCAGCGGCTCCCTCAACACGGCCGGACACGCGGCGTCGCTCGGGCGTCCCTTGGGCGCCGTGCCCGGACCGGTCACGAGTCCCGCGTCGCTCGGCTGTCACCGACTTCTCCGCGAGTACGACGCGGTGTGCGTCACCGATGCGGCCGAGGTGCGGGAGCTCGCGGGGCTGGGCGCGAGTCAACCCCTCGTCGTGGCAGGAGCATGGACGAACGAGCGCACGCGGGTGCGCGACGCGCTGAGTTCACGTGTGGGGCGGGACGCGGGTGAGCTCGCGCAACGGTCGGGGCTCGCGATCGCCGAGGTCGAGGCCATTCTGGGCAGCATGCTCCTGGAGGGCTCGGTCGTGGGCGACGTCGGCGGGTGGCGACGCTCGGCCGGGCGGTGA
- a CDS encoding YifB family Mg chelatase-like AAA ATPase — MTVARTWAIALNGLEGAVVEVEADVSQQTPEFRIIGLGDRALGEAVQRVHNACANSGLPLPRRRLTVNLSPASLPKHGSGFDVAIAIAALTADGVMDAASVAATVHIGELGLDGRLRPVAGVLPAVVAAARAGRRRIVVPAANGEEAQLVTGIEVLPAATLAEVAARHGADVVVPDEPAPVRAAAVDEEFEMLDLSDVIGQRDAVEALVVAAAGGHHLLMSGPPGAGKTMLARRLPGILPPLDPEAALAVASIRSLSGEAVTSLTRVPPLEAPHHTASVAALVGGGSRVIRPGAIARASEGVLFLDEAGEFPSSVLDALRQPLERGDIHIHRSGMSVRYPARFQLVLATNPCPCGNYGVRGATCECPPSAIRRYLGRLSGPLLDRVDIDLPMRRVAAVAVDSAVGRVSTADAARRVADARARTAERLAKTPWRRNVDVPGRWLREGPSAPPASVRAPLDAALERGQLTLRGYDRVLRLAWTLADLSQRSSPNQEDIGRALFMKRGIAA, encoded by the coding sequence ATGACGGTCGCGCGCACCTGGGCGATCGCGCTGAACGGGCTCGAAGGCGCTGTCGTCGAGGTCGAGGCCGATGTCAGCCAGCAGACGCCCGAGTTCCGCATCATCGGACTCGGCGATCGTGCGCTCGGCGAGGCGGTGCAGCGCGTGCACAACGCCTGCGCCAACTCGGGCCTTCCGCTGCCCCGACGCCGCCTCACCGTGAACCTGTCGCCGGCCAGCCTCCCGAAGCACGGATCCGGCTTCGACGTCGCGATCGCGATCGCCGCGCTCACCGCGGACGGTGTCATGGATGCGGCGTCGGTCGCCGCCACGGTACATATCGGCGAACTGGGGCTCGACGGCCGACTCCGACCCGTCGCGGGCGTGCTGCCCGCCGTCGTCGCCGCGGCACGTGCCGGGCGGCGGCGGATCGTCGTGCCGGCGGCGAACGGCGAGGAGGCGCAGCTCGTGACGGGCATCGAGGTGCTGCCCGCGGCGACCTTGGCCGAGGTCGCCGCGCGGCACGGGGCGGACGTCGTCGTGCCCGACGAGCCTGCGCCGGTGCGCGCCGCAGCAGTGGACGAGGAGTTCGAGATGCTGGACCTCTCGGATGTGATCGGTCAGCGTGACGCCGTGGAAGCCCTCGTCGTCGCGGCGGCGGGCGGGCATCATCTGCTGATGAGCGGGCCGCCGGGAGCGGGCAAGACGATGCTCGCGCGCCGCCTGCCGGGCATCCTGCCGCCGCTCGACCCGGAGGCGGCTCTCGCCGTGGCGTCGATCCGCTCGCTGTCGGGCGAGGCTGTGACCTCACTCACCCGCGTCCCGCCGCTGGAGGCGCCGCACCATACGGCCAGCGTCGCAGCCCTCGTCGGCGGGGGCTCCCGCGTCATCCGGCCCGGCGCTATCGCGCGCGCCAGTGAGGGGGTGCTGTTCCTCGACGAGGCGGGCGAGTTCCCCTCGAGCGTCCTCGATGCTTTGCGCCAGCCGCTCGAGCGGGGCGACATCCACATCCATCGCTCGGGGATGAGCGTGCGTTATCCCGCGCGATTCCAGCTCGTTCTCGCCACCAATCCCTGTCCGTGCGGCAACTACGGGGTACGGGGAGCGACGTGCGAGTGCCCTCCCTCCGCGATCCGCCGCTATCTGGGTCGGTTGTCGGGCCCACTCCTCGATCGCGTCGACATCGATCTGCCGATGCGGCGCGTTGCGGCCGTGGCCGTCGATTCAGCGGTCGGGCGCGTCTCGACGGCGGATGCAGCCAGGCGCGTCGCGGATGCCCGCGCGCGGACTGCGGAGCGGCTGGCCAAGACGCCGTGGCGACGCAACGTCGATGTTCCGGGACGTTGGCTGCGCGAGGGGCCCTCGGCGCCGCCCGCGTCGGTTCGGGCGCCGCTCGACGCGGCGCTCGAACGAGGCCAGTTGACCCTGCGCGGGTACGACCGTGTGCTGCGGCTGGCATGGACGCTGGCTGACCTCTCGCAACGCTCTTCGCCGAATCAGGAGGACATCGGCCGAGCCCTGTTCATGAAGCGGGGGATCGCCGCATGA
- a CDS encoding YraN family protein encodes MAAKDDLGRDGENRAASFLTDRGYRILDRNWRCPLGEIDIVALEAGEIVVVEVKTRTSERFGHPLEAIDARKRARLWRLAVAWCLAHPAEARGRAVRIDAVSVLGVDAGSGHVEHLRDVR; translated from the coding sequence ATGGCAGCCAAAGACGACCTGGGGCGCGACGGTGAGAACCGGGCCGCATCCTTCCTGACCGACCGCGGGTACCGCATCCTCGACCGCAACTGGCGGTGCCCTCTCGGCGAAATCGACATCGTCGCCCTCGAGGCCGGCGAAATCGTCGTCGTGGAGGTCAAGACGCGCACGAGCGAGCGCTTCGGCCATCCGCTCGAGGCGATCGATGCGCGAAAGCGCGCGCGCCTCTGGCGACTCGCCGTGGCGTGGTGCCTTGCGCATCCCGCCGAGGCGCGAGGGCGCGCGGTGCGCATTGACGCCGTGTCCGTGCTCGGGGTGGATGCGGGCTCCGGCCACGTCGAGCATCTGCGAGACGTGCGATGA